In the Salvia splendens isolate huo1 chromosome 16, SspV2, whole genome shotgun sequence genome, AGAGCGATTGCCCTGATTAAAAAAAGTTGTATGTAACTCTACTATTTCCTTCTGTTGGGCCACTTCCCAATTTATTTAATGGTTTGGGCCAAAGTAAGTAAAGTGTTGGACCATTTAATCCAATTAGTACTTGGGCctcccaattaaattaagagaatGATAGATTCAGaaatatgattttttatttgGGTAAAAGAGTTAGAGCTTTGGTAGTGGAGAGGAGTAAAAGGGCTGTCCCTTTTATTATGTGTTGGGTAACAATTATTTTAAGTATTGGGCTATTCAATTTTATCACACAAGCTTTAGGGCCAGAATATTATGACTTCGGCCTATGATTTAATTGAGTGGGCAGATTAGAATAAAGGAGGATGGGCTGTGTTTTGTATTCATATTGGGCTGGAACAATTGATCATTGGGCAACAATAAAATAACGTCGGAGATGAGCCGTTTGGTCGGATGGAATTAATTTATAACAGAGTTTGGGCTgcaatataatactccctcggtccctaaagaatatgcactttgggttcggcaaggattttaatgcaaaattggtaatgtatgagagaggtagagagaaaaagtaattaaagtattgttaatggagaatgagtaTCACCTCAATAGAGATAAAAGAGTTATCGAAATTATAAAGTGcttattcttgtgggacggattaaAAAGAAACGAGTGCAtaattcttgtgggacggagggagtgttgttttgtgttggAATTCTAATTAAGTTCTTGAGCCGGAATTAATTAGGGGCATGTATTCTAATTAAAGTTTAAGAATTTTTTTGAGTCTTATTAGTAGGTTGTTTACTTTTAAAAGGCTATCTCCGTTGGTTAAGAGTGGAGTgaggaaaattcaagttaaggagttTTAAGCGAACGAGATGGACTTTCTTTTAAAATTCAGAAAATATCTTTGAAGTATTCTTTCAGTTATTTACGTTTCTTAGTATGTGGGCTTTTCTAACTAAGTAGTTTCATAGGATTtgattaaaatagaaaatatttctGATGTATGTTTACAGTTATTTACATTCTCAGTATGTATTGTCTTACCATTTTTTGCTTTGAGCTTTGCCAATTTGTTTGTCTAGCGAGGGTgatgtccctactagaccaggttagtttaatcgaattcgggacTGAGAGTGGGAAGCGTCCCAACACAGACAAGTGTACACTAGTGACCGTGAGCCAATTGTTGAGTTGGTTGACTATTATGATTGTGGAATGTGACCTCGTTCCCGGTTCACCAGGAGTtagttcagatatggtatatgttccaggaaaatagacTAGTCAGTCGCTTTGATAAAGAAAATGATTTAGTGTTCTGGGATCTTTTACTTAAAATCCCGAGTTCACTCaggagtggcttgacaaaaccATTTTCTATGAAAAGTTAGTTTGGCATGTGCCCACTGAATACACCAAGTTCTCAGCCttgcatatatttttaaaatgtgtaAGTTGAACAACGATGATGGTGGGCGGAGTTGAGCACAGACAACGATGAAGATCCTTCGACAGAATAGTACTTGGATGCATTGTGTCTCCATACATGATGTCATCCGCTCTGACTCTTTCGCTGCaatataaaaggggagtttaTATTCTCTTGTATGACGCACACTTAATCAAATTTTCATTAGTTGTTTGTAGAAATCCAAAAGAATATTGAGCATATTAAAGATTCATTTGGAATCTAAGCAACCCGTATTCTATTTAAGCTCGTCCCATCTAAaataagttattttttttatataaaattatttttcttttcacttctattttattttctctactcAACTTTTCtgaatattattttcttaaatcacaTGCCTAAAAGAAACATCTCACTATGACGAAACGAAAAGAGTAAAagtattttttctatttttattatcatttgGCATGGTAAGCACCTCAAAAATACTCCTCTCCACTATAAATTGTCTTGTTActcgaaaaaataaatttaaatataaaataaataaaataagagaaagtaaatataattaaaaaattattatttatttgtagataataaataaagagaacgaaaaaaaagtaagagataaaagAGATAATCCTTTTGTCAGCGAATATGAGTCCTGTTTTCCCATTTTTactccgtccgtgaataggagtcccggttcacttttaccataaatggtaatagagtctcatattccactaactcattccactcacatttcatattccactaactttttcccacccacttttcttaatatttcttaaaatccgtgtcactAAGAAATTAGacttctaatggcggacggattGAGTACTTAGTTAGCCAATttcttaaaaaatgaaaaaaaactaTGAACGAAAAAAAAACTATTGATATGGATAGAGGGAATATTAGATAAACAGAAATGTTGAGGGATTGAAAACCCCGCTCACAATCTAGTCGGTTAGTTTAGATATATAgactaggggtgggtcggtacgacATACCGTACTGAAAATGTCATGCCGCATACCATACCAAAAATTGCGGTATGACAAAATATCATACCAAATTTTTGGAAGACCGGAATTCGGTATGGTTAAGTTTTGATACCGTTACATTatcgttattacggtatactgCACTtttaaggtataccgaagtatGGTACAATATACCGTAATACCATTATATaccaaaaaaacatattttatactcaaaatatttatgtgttttttcttttttattctattttgcatataaatatattaaatataatataatatttcaatatgcACCAGTAGGTATATGGAATATATGGTATATACCAAAAAATCAGTATGCCTGTCACGGTATAGGAAAATTGATATTGTTACTATACCAAATAATTTCAATATAGTATGATATCGTATTGAAAATTATTGATATGGATAGAGGGAATATTAGATAAACAGAAATGTTGAGGGATTGAAAACCCCTCTCACAATCTAGTCGGTTAGTTTAGATATATAgactaggggtgggtcggtacgacATACCGTACTGAAAATGTCATGCCGCATACCATACCAAAAATTGCGGTATGACAAAATATCATACCAAATTTTTGGAAGACCGGAATTCGGTATGGTTAAGTTTTGATACCGTTACATTatcgttattacggtatactgCACTtttaaggtataccgaagtatGATACAATATACCGTAATACCATTATATaccaaaaaaacatattttatactcaaaatatttatgtgttttttcttttttattctattttgcatataaatatattaaatataatataatatttcaatatgcACCAGTAGGTATATGGAATATATGGTATATACCAAAAAATCAGTATGCCTGTCACGGTATAGGAAAATTGATATTGTTACTATACCAAATAATTTCAATACAGTATGATATCGTATTGAAAATTACAGTCTAGCGAGAAAAATGGTATTTTTAGTATGGTAAATGTAGTATTTCGTTATTTTTGACCGACCATAATATAGACTTTATAGGAATACCTGTAGCGTTTGAACAATCAATTAAGTTGACTACAAAGAGGAGAGAGTATCCACAACCTAAAATTGTCCAGAAATAAACGGCTTGAATGAGACAAGAGAATCAAAAGTAATGACAGCATCACACCAAAATGATACACTTAAAACACTTATTAACGATAAACACAGGTGATCAAACATATGGCATTCAAATTAGTTGCGTGCGTGTCTGCATTACAGCAACATGTTAATTGGGGCCCACGCCCGAAAATTCCAATGGCTGTTGATGCAACCAATAAACTACCCACTTTATCTCCCTTTCTCCAACTCTGCTCCCAATTTTCATTCTATTTTTTAACCATCCGAGAAATTATCATCAGAAATGGCAGACCACGAGGCCGATACGAGGCCTGGCTCGGTCAAGGCAGCCGTCCAGCGAATTAGCGAAGGCAACTCCAAGCTCAACAACTTCCAAACATCATTTCAGGAGGTATGCAACACAAACATTCCTCACTTTGCCATTTCTTGTAAAATTCAACAATTTATAGACCATAACTCGATGTATTTTTAGAAGGCTTTCGTCAAAAGGAGAGAGCTCCATTGGGCAAAGAGAGATACTAACCTTTTTGCCGAGAGCAGAAAGAATGCTGAGCTGGTAACTGCTGAAGCGAGGTCCGAGCTGTTTGCTGCAAAGAAAATGGCCAAGGATCTAAAGCAAAGAATCGATGAGTCGAATGCCAGAGCAAAATCAGAGATGGAGGACTTGGAGAAGCTGCGGATGGGTAAGCGAGAGGAAGAAGAATGGAACAATGCGAATTTTGAGTGTGAGAAAGTGATGAGAGAATTGGAAATGGTGAAACGAGAACTGAGCAAGCTCAAGATGGATATGGCTTCCGTCATGGAAGAGAGGAGGCGGGCGGAGAAAGAGATGAATGCATCCCTTTCGAAAAGAGAGACTTGCTTGAGTTCAGTTGAATCACTTACCAAGGAGATTGAGGAGGTCAATGAAGAGCACGTACTGGTTGAGCTGGCCCGAATCGAAGCCATTAAGGAGTATGAAGAAATCGAAACTCAAACCAGAGAACAGGCTCGAATCTACGCATCTGCAACTGCAATAGAGCTATCTCAGAAGAAAACGCAAACCATCATTGATGCAAAACAACTCGAAGCAAGACTGATGGCCACCATGTCGGAAATCAGTGTGTTAGAGAGCGAACTCAAAATGAAAAAGGGAGTAGAAAATATTCAGGAAGTGGATTCTGCGTCTTTGTTAGAGTCGGTGCTGAAAGAGTTGGTCGCAACAAAAAAGGAATTGGAACAAGTTCAAGAAGGAAGCTTCCAGTTTATGGCTTCCATGGATGTTGTCCGGGATGAGCTCACGCATGCCATGGACCAAACAACTCGAttaaagaaggaagaagaggaaaCAGAGATGTTTATACAAAGTCTCAATTCAAAGCTTCTAAAAGCCAAAACCAAGCTGGAAGAAACATCTGCGGCTGAAGACAAGGCAAAAGATATCATATCGAATCTCAAGCTCACACTTGAACAGCTCGAGTCAGAAGCTGAAACACACGAGAAAGAGAAGTCGCTCAGCAGCGAAGAAACTGCAGTTGTCAAGGCAGAAATTCAGAAATCAGAGAAAGAGATAGACTTGTCTGAGGAAAGATTACAAGCTGCGTTACAAGATCTCAAAGCTGTCAAATCATCAGAAGCATTGGCGCTCGAGAATCTGAAATCTGTTATCGAGAAGACAGTGAGAAATAGAGGTTCAGCCTCTCGGCCTAGCTCAATGATAACTATTTCAAAGTTTGAATACGAGTACCTGAAAGGGAATGCAGCGGGGGCGAAGGAGATAGCAGACAAGAAGGTTGCAGCTGCTCAGGCGTGGGTTGAAGCTTTGAAGGCAAGTGAGAAAGAAATTCAGATTAAAGCAGAGCTCTTCAGAAGAGAAACGAGAGAGCTACAAGTAGAGGAAGAACGCGAGGTTCATCAAACAGAAACAGAAGGAtcaaaaaaaagagatgaaaatGAGTTTGAGAAATGGAGGCAAATGATGGAACCAGAAAAGTCGCTTGATGTCAAAGCCATGAACAAAAGCGTTAAAAGGACACCAACAAGACGAGGAATGGCTCGGAGATCCGCTTCTCCAGTTGTTCATGGTACTCCTCGGTCAACTTCTTTCACGGTCGGGAGGAGGAGAAAGGTGATGCCAAATCTAGCCAAGTTTTTTAGCGGAAAGCCAATTGAGAGTGATGTACAACCCACATAGAAACTTCACCAGTAAATCAGGCATAGTTCATACCACCAAATAATGTCTTGCTTGCTTGGTAAGTTGATCAATTTTAGCTCCTTGGCTTGTATTTTGGGATTGTACACAGTTACCAGTTTTGAGAGGGAGAATGTTGTTATCACTGTCGTTATTAGTAAGCAGCAAGTCACAACCATTATTATCATGCATCTCACACAATTGGAGACAATACGAGAATTATATATAGAAGAATACACCCCATCTAATTGAAAGATTGCAAAAGAGTAGTAGAAATGCAATTGAAACTCGGCAGCTAAGCTTATATCTACACTTAAGGATGCAACTGACAAATATAAGAGAAAATCTACACCTACATCACCAGCCAAGGAATCAAAATTGGCAGCTTTCAGCAAGTAATTTAGCAAATATAGCAAGTGTTgaataaaatacaaacaaaagaACAAATTGTGTATAGTATTCAGTTAAGTTGAGTAGCTACACATCTCACCAAAACAAACTCTTTAATGGAGTACAAAGAAATATATAAGTATGTTGTATGCGCTAGTAAGTAAATAATCAACAAATCTCAACCATCCTCAATAAAGGGGATGATAGGCTGACAGAATGTTAACATTGAAGACCCTGAACTGGTTTTGGCCCTGCCATATCATGTAAAGGCAGCTTTTGGAACTTCCAACACTATAATCAATCACTGTGAAAACCCCAAGTTCAGGGATTACATAATTTACTGCTCAACTATCCACTAAAAACCTTAATCAAAATCAATAATCATATGAACATAAATAACTCAAAATTCATAGTGCTAATTACAAATAAGATTACATTATGCGAGAAAATACAAAGGTCGATGAATAAGAAATTGATATACCTTTGAAAAGAGGCTTATTATTGAGGAAGATCAAGGAATCGAAAGGGGCGATTGGGGAAGAGAGTGCGAGGCGTAGAAGAGGGATTTGTCGAGGAGAGGTTGCCACGGCCTCCATTGTAGTTGGAGGCTTGGAGCTGTAGTCTACGCCAGTCGCCACACTCTTTATCTTTTTACACATTTTTGCGTACTTGAAAATTGATGTATTATCACACCAAAATCTCCATATCGTATTTATGGAACAACAACGAACAACAACATTATTCATTCAacacacccccccccccccaaaaaaaaagaaaatacaaaatgAGCTGCTCAGAGCACTCTCAATGAACGACATTTCTAAAGAATGTCGTAAACcactttttatataaaaatatgggcaatggatATGATACatgaattaagacaaaattaataaagtaagagagaggagtaGAATGGATatggaaaagtaagagaaatgaggaCAATGGTGATTAAAGCAGTGTTAGTGTATAGTGAGACTTACATTATTAATAAAACTTACATAATTTGAAGGTGAAGCTCCCGAGAGGATTGGTTGTCACCCACCCATTTATCCACATGGCAAACCTTCTACCACGTACTGACATGTCTCTTGGAAGAACAATGATGAGGCTCATTCATGCATTGGCTTTTGGGTGATTTTACGCGTATTTGAGGATATAATGTGTGAAATTGAGTTAAATGTGCTAGAATTGCTGTTGGATTAAGTTATAAGGTGCAACTTGACCAAGCAGATGAAAACGCAGCAAATTGGAGTAAAGACGCAGAAAAAAGTCGCCTAACTGATCAAGGGAACAAAATGGCATGCTAACTTGACAAGCTGTACAAGAAAAGATCAAATCAAAAGACCTTTATCTACAACAGGGGTAAAATGGTCAAATCAGACGTGAAATTGCCCTAGGGTTGAAAATGGAGCCGCTCTATAAATAGAAGCTTTCCACAATGAAGAACTTGCGCTTAACGTCACCACCTTGTTAGTATAGTTTGGTTTAGAGTAGTTTAGGTGGTTTTATTGCATTCTTAGTTTAGTTCTGTGGTTCCAGTGGAGGAATTGACAACTCCGAACAATGGAATTGATGATTCCATCCTAAAGCTTCTTTTGCACTTTCCTTTCTAGTGTAAATTCGacggaggaattgacgactccaaTGTCAGAATCCTGCTTTCTCCCGAGTTTCATCATAGGAATTGATGACTCTAACAATGGATCTCGGttattttcaagttttatgaagctttggcttattttcatgttgatgatgctatttactcaAGTTTGTTGGACGCTTTTCGCAATTGGAAGTTTAGGTGCTCAAGTTTGTTGCCCTCTTGAAGTTGGGACAATGGCTTTGTCAGGGCGTATTCCGAAGTCCACCTGAATTGCCCCCCGGGGGGCATTCTGCATCTCCGGGTAAGGTAAGTACACACCGGGAGTTGCCGAGCCTTGGGTATTTGGCGTCGACGTGTTCCACTGGCTCCAATGGTCCAAgaattatttatctttttattgtatttatatcTGTTTTTAATTACTTCTAAATTGTCGtcattatttgaaaattctAAGACCCATACATAGCACGACTGATAATACTAGTAAAGAACTAAACGAAGTTTATGAAGTTGAATGCATAAAGTAAAACAATATGTACATGTTATAAATGTAGAAATgatggaataaaatatgttcggtcaatggattttgaccaaataataaatgtgacgagacatctaattttgttaaataaaatgatatagcgtcgatctatattttacgtagataaatgtagtatattcactttctctaatccgatttccagtgagtgagaaatagtggattaaagttgagcataattagcttttaactaaagcttggagtttgagcttagagaataattaactagtgttaattatcccacataggagaagtgacacatcttttaatgtgcttaaattaagtgactttgtgttacttaataattatagtggaccaagatgggtgaaagagcccacacgccgccgccgctgcccgagcccgtgctcgcggtcgcgggcctcagcctcggcctcgatctcggacttggatcttggcaattggtctttgggctccggtctggacccgtagtaatctttttagaccaccgctgagtcagcaatccaagtggcttgacacatcgtcaagcgtggcacagtcaaagcctacacggctgccacgagagaaatccacacgcgaaaggcacactcctgccacaagcttgtaaccgccgacggttacaaatgagccatgatgagccttcatggcttggttgaccctgcatgttggcttggcctataaatatgCTAGTCATTCCACTGCATTTCACACACTGAATATCACAAGCATACTTCCTCTCTGAATAGTCttttcgaagctctgccctcttcctcttccagttcgccggagctctttCCAACTGCTGTGTTGCAACGaacgagacgtagccgttttatctttggggatgaCGCGCCAAAATCGAgaacactaccggggcgtatttcgtcttgcggaaagaggccttcctcgactcggctaagttcatCTTTACAGTTTAAAATTTCTCATTGTaattttcgtttctgtttttcttttcttcgaTCTTCTttcgggttgtattacgcccggttagtgttTTCTCATTCTATATCTCCAataatcgcaagacgagatatccACTACAAAAGACCTTAGACTTTAAGAAAACGAAataaaaactttcgaaacttaatCCTTTGCTGAAAATGTCGACCAACGTCAACACCACCGCTGCCACCACTCCGGCCACCGCCGCATCCACTGTTTCGGCCACCAACGCCGCCGTCTCCACTCCATCAACCGGTGCATCTGCCAATGCATCCAACATCTCGATGATGCCGACCCCTGGCTTCCCAGCCACCTCATCAACTGTCCCATGGATTTTgaggcgtccactggttccacctttggtggttccgttggttccacttttagtggttccttcggatcctttaatggatcgagtgttggtgccttcgggctcaatactaatgttggatctttcgggatcaacacgaatgtggggggcactatgcccaacacgaacCTGGGGGGTTCTATACCCAACCCAACTGTTGGCTCCTACGGGGGCAGCGGGATAGGCTCCTTCCATGGGTTCAATcggcaccaatggcaccaagaatgatgccacccacCGAGAAGCTGCCAAAGTTTGGAGGTtcagacttcaagaggtggcaCCAAAGGATGTTGTTCtccttgacaacattgggcgtcgtgAACTTCATCACAGAAGACGAGCTGCCCGCGCCAAGTGACCAAGAGACGAACATCGAGGTCATGGCCCACTATGATGCATGGCGTAgaggagattacctttgtaaaaactttattctaaatgctttagatgatagtttgtacaatgtatactcagTTGTAAACACCTCTAGGCAagtgtgggaaaacctagagagaaagtACCGCAGTGATAATGCGGGAAATAAGAAGTTTGTAATAGCTAAGTTCCTTGACTACAAAATGGTAGATACAAGACCAGTCATAGAACAAGTTCAGGagttccaaatgatcatccatgAACTTGCTGCCGAAGGAATGGCGTTGCCCGACAACTTTACAACGGGCACGACCATTGAGAAGCTTCCACCTAGCTGGAGGGACTTCAAAAGCtacctcaagcacaagcgaaaggagatgacttttgaagacttgatcgtgaagccggctgcccacgtcgttgagaaggaattcaaggactgggatgaaagcgACCTCATCGTTGTGGTCACCTAAGAAGTCAATATTGTtaacaacaagggtggctggtatattgataccggcgctactgcacatgtttgtgcagataggagtatgttctcaacctacaacaacgttgaagggagaaagattaacatggggaatcaagcttCGTCTGAAGTCCTTGGAATTGGTGATGTAATCCTCAAGATGACGCCTGGCATctcaatcaccttgaaggatgcgcTACACGTTTcggacatccggaagaacctagtttcaggatcaatactagtgaataagggttttaaacttgtatttgaatccaataggtttgcattgtataagtttgggaagtccctcggaaaaggttatgtaaccgacgaacttttcaagcttagtgtagcaacactTCGTGTTctaaagccattggctaataagaaTGAAGCATCTACTGCCTCCTACTTGACTGAGTGTACAAATTTGTTGCATTGCAGATTGGGACACGTAAGTTCAAATGCCATTAAAAGACTAGTAAATATAGCTTCAATAAAGGCAAACGAAGTTTACActaaagataaatgtgaaatttgtcttgaagccaaaatggccCAGTTACCGTTTCATTCAGTAGAAAGAAACACGAAACCCCTTGAACTAATCCACACGGATGTGTGTTATTTAAAGTTGGtacaaactagaggtggtaaaaagtactttatcactttcatagataattgcacaagatattgctatcTCTACCTCTTAAGAAGTAAAAATGAaacaatagaagcgttcaaaaattacaagaacgaagttgagaatcaacttggttgtaaaatcaaaataattcaaAGTGATAGAGAAgacgaatatgtagccccgtttgaataattatgcaacacaagtgacataattcatcaaacaactgctcacTATTCACCACAATATAATGgggttgcagaacgcaaaaatcgagctctaaaagagatgatgaatgcactgttactcagttcaggattaccacacaacatgtggggggaagctgttttgacagctaactatatcttgaataaaattccactaaaaggTAAGGATGTCAATCCCTACGAGTTGTGGAAAGGAatgaagtcatcctacaaatacctcaatgtgtgggggtgtttggcaaatgTGATGgctcctccgcccaaagaagttataATCGGACCTAAATCGGTTGAttgtatcttcattggatatgcactcaacagtagtgcatatagaTTTGTTGTTcataagtctgaaatatcgactatgactgttggaacaacaattgaatcaagaaatgttgtatttcttgaaaatacatttccttgtaaaaatcaagaaaatgtaGCATCTAATTCTTAAtcaagaattgaggatgaaataACGAGCTCTAAGTCATTAGATAAAGAGCCCGAATCTCTCAAGTGTGCTAGGCCTGATCCAAATGTGGCAGTAACGAGACGAAGCAATAGGTTAGAACACCAAAACCTTTTGGTCCCGACTACATTGCcatcatgttggatgaagaaccaacgtCTTTGAAAGTAGCCTATGtaggcccagacgggttgcattggagagaagctgttcaaagcgaaattgactcaattttactaaaccacacttgggtgttggttgatcttcccgaaggtgctaaacctctAGGATgtaaatgggtccttaaaaggaaatttaaggccgatggaacagttgataaatataaagcccgattagtagtcaagggttttaaacaaaaggaaggacatgacttctttgaTACgtactgataaggctaatttcatgcataggtctagggctttaattcgtgaaatttctgggtctaacgcacgttttaacccaggtgtgtgaagatttttcgccaggtccaggaaaggaggaggacagttgcgtggacctaggaaataggcgcatgagtggacattatgcggaaaattgcttgactgaggaaacctcggagttgaagggtagaatagagatttctacgaagactctagaaggctatgtccgcatctataaaagggagaagcatgcacgctggaaaAACCTGCTgggttggaggcctcgctaacagcctgtagcttagttcacttttcacacacttgggttcttttcgaGGGGAGATTCGGGGTTCGCACCGGGGTTCATGTTTAGTTTTCTTTGAAGCtattgtgggttgtaacaccgtccttctgtggggcgaagaaacaatttaatttctgcTATCATACTTTCCTGATTTTgtcgagcttcgctgttcgaagctcggagctctatttgtttgttttgccgaatattctctaattttaatgcaagtttgattttctctTACGTTGATTTTCagaattttggagttggattgttcgagttggatgcgtttcgcagttgttttctgaatttatgtAGGTTTGTagttggatctgggtgatcggagtctgtttgtggataaatcggagggttgagttcgctggagttgtggagttgtttgtggttgtttgaattcggagttgatcggagcagatccgtgaaaaccggagttatggagtcggttgtgtctgttgttgggttcggatcgcttagatccggagtggattaagcatccgacgtgaatctgagcaagattgatttaatttcatgcctagtttacgtgtttttatttcatttctcctagtttacgtagatctgatgtatttccggttcatagcaagtttccggcatccaaatctttatattctgttcgaatctagatatatgctctgttttctccatttgcgtgcttgaatcggtaaggaaattgcatgtcgttgttagttagagcatgagtttgttatttgcagctttagccgtacttgctataattggagtcatggtccccgctgttttattctccctgtctagtcttaattagttagTCGTCTACTCCATCCAGGAAGAAAAATGTGTGTCTCagtattgaagtctgattctattacatgttctgtgtcctaggtctagcatttacatttcgtgtctaggtc is a window encoding:
- the LOC121771328 gene encoding protein PLASTID MOVEMENT IMPAIRED 15-like isoform X2, which codes for MADHEADTRPGSVKAAVQRISEGNSKLNNFQTSFQEAFVKRRELHWAKRDTNLFAESRKNAELVTAEARSELFAAKKMAKDLKQRIDESNARAKSEMEDLEKLRMGKREEEEWNNANFECEKVMRELEMVKRELSKLKMDMASVMEERRRAEKEMNASLSKRETCLSSVESLTKEIEEVNEEHVLVELARIEAIKEYEEIETQTREQARIYASATAIELSQKKTQTIIDAKQLEARLMATMSEISVLESELKMKKGVENIQEVDSASLLESVLKELVATKKELEQVQEGSFQFMASMDVVRDELTHAMDQTTRLKKEEEETEMFIQSLNSKLLKAKTKLEETSAAEDKAKDIISNLKLTLEQLESEAETHEKEKSLSSEETAVVKAEIQKSEKEIDLSEERLQAALQDLKAVKSSEALALENLKSVIEKTVRNRGSASRPSSMITISKFEYEYLKGNAAGAKEIADKKVAAAQAWVEALKASEKEIQIKAELFRRETRELQVEEEREVHQTETEGSKKRDENEFEKWRQMMEPEKSLDVKAMNKSVKRTPTRRGMARRSASPVVHGTPRSTSFTVGRRRKVMPNLAKFFSGKPIESDVQPT
- the LOC121771328 gene encoding protein PLASTID MOVEMENT IMPAIRED 15-like isoform X1 — translated: MADHEADTRPGSVKAAVQRISEGNSKLNNFQTSFQEKAFVKRRELHWAKRDTNLFAESRKNAELVTAEARSELFAAKKMAKDLKQRIDESNARAKSEMEDLEKLRMGKREEEEWNNANFECEKVMRELEMVKRELSKLKMDMASVMEERRRAEKEMNASLSKRETCLSSVESLTKEIEEVNEEHVLVELARIEAIKEYEEIETQTREQARIYASATAIELSQKKTQTIIDAKQLEARLMATMSEISVLESELKMKKGVENIQEVDSASLLESVLKELVATKKELEQVQEGSFQFMASMDVVRDELTHAMDQTTRLKKEEEETEMFIQSLNSKLLKAKTKLEETSAAEDKAKDIISNLKLTLEQLESEAETHEKEKSLSSEETAVVKAEIQKSEKEIDLSEERLQAALQDLKAVKSSEALALENLKSVIEKTVRNRGSASRPSSMITISKFEYEYLKGNAAGAKEIADKKVAAAQAWVEALKASEKEIQIKAELFRRETRELQVEEEREVHQTETEGSKKRDENEFEKWRQMMEPEKSLDVKAMNKSVKRTPTRRGMARRSASPVVHGTPRSTSFTVGRRRKVMPNLAKFFSGKPIESDVQPT